In Desulfoplanes formicivorans, a single genomic region encodes these proteins:
- a CDS encoding efflux RND transporter permease subunit, with the protein MTEHHGPQGIIPAIVRTFLQARLSVMFILFALGLGIAAILTTPREEEPQIVVPMADIFVHFPGASVHEVEQLVATPLEKLLWQVDGVEDVYSTCQRDMAVVTVRFFVGENREDSLIKLHNQIISHQDEAPPGLSGWAVKPVEIDDVPIVCLTLYSDRYDDAQLRRIGEEVLTRLSEIPDISATSITGGRRREIRVELLPQKLSGFGVSPMEVFARLHGADDSVTAGTLTSMGTTMTVSSDSFLQSADDVRSLVVGVHDGRPVYLGDVARVVDGPEEPVSYSRINLTPSHPRVPSLQRSGGERATYPAVTLALAKKRGTNAVKVARDILARMAALEKTVLPDGIHVEVTRNYGHTAQVKVNELLSNLFFAIVTVVGLLALTLGWREALVVALAVPISFSLALFVNHLLGYTINRVTLFALILSLGLVVDDPITNVENIQRHIRAGDMKPRQATLFAVREVLPPVIMSTLAIIACFLPLFFITGMMGPYMAPMAANVPLTVTFSTLCAITIVPWMSHVLLRKQAAPARALPVDPVTTPVGRAYRATVLPLLNSRVLRWTVFFLILIMLAGSLTLVYFRQVPLKMLPFDNKNELQIVLDMDEGTSLENTDRVIGELERYLTTVPEIISFVSYTGTASPMDFNSMVRHYFLRGLPHQADIRINLADKDKRVQQSHAIGLRIRKDLTAIARRHNARLKLVESPPGPPVFSTITAEIYGTPDMTYDQLLAGAAHVRAIMEQEPAVVDVDDTSETLRNKLDFVLDKEKAALHGVDTQNVVQTLTAAIKGLSPGLVHLEHERQPLRIRLTLPRALRSDVTGLGQIPVKTSFDTMIPLAELGTFERIPQDRTIMHKNLERVVYVTGEMAGQAPAEAILDMQKTLRAHPPAKGIRVNWRGEGEWKITVDVFRDMGIAFGVALLGIYVLLILQTGSMVLPLLIMAAIPLTLLGIMPGFWLLNLLMAHPVGGFANPVFFTATSMIGMIALGGIVIRNSLVLIEFIQDAVRQGMHLKEAILTSGAIRLRPIVLTALTTALGAWPITLDPIFSGLAWALIFGLFASTAFSLIVVPVAYFAMYDKQTG; encoded by the coding sequence ATGACTGAACACCATGGCCCCCAGGGAATCATCCCGGCCATTGTACGAACCTTTCTCCAGGCCCGGCTTTCGGTCATGTTCATCCTCTTTGCCCTGGGCCTGGGCATTGCCGCCATCCTGACCACCCCTCGCGAGGAGGAGCCCCAGATTGTTGTGCCCATGGCCGACATTTTCGTGCATTTCCCCGGAGCAAGCGTCCATGAAGTGGAACAGCTCGTGGCCACGCCCCTGGAGAAACTGCTCTGGCAGGTGGATGGCGTGGAGGATGTCTATTCCACCTGTCAACGGGACATGGCCGTGGTCACGGTCCGTTTTTTTGTGGGCGAAAACCGCGAAGATTCCCTGATCAAGCTGCACAACCAGATCATCTCCCACCAGGACGAAGCCCCGCCGGGCCTTTCCGGATGGGCGGTCAAACCCGTGGAAATCGATGATGTGCCCATTGTCTGCCTGACCCTGTACTCGGACAGGTATGATGATGCCCAGCTGCGACGCATCGGCGAAGAGGTTCTCACAAGGCTGTCGGAAATTCCGGACATCTCGGCAACATCCATAACCGGTGGGCGACGACGTGAAATCCGGGTGGAACTGCTCCCCCAGAAACTGAGCGGCTTTGGCGTCTCTCCCATGGAGGTCTTTGCCCGTCTCCACGGGGCTGACGATTCCGTCACCGCCGGGACCCTGACCTCCATGGGCACCACCATGACCGTGTCCAGTGATTCCTTTCTGCAGTCAGCCGACGATGTCCGTTCCCTGGTGGTGGGGGTACACGATGGCCGTCCCGTGTACCTGGGCGATGTGGCCCGGGTCGTGGACGGTCCCGAGGAACCGGTTTCCTATTCCAGGATCAATCTGACCCCTTCCCATCCCAGGGTGCCCTCCCTGCAACGATCCGGCGGGGAGCGAGCAACCTATCCCGCAGTGACCCTGGCCCTGGCCAAAAAACGGGGCACCAACGCGGTCAAGGTGGCCCGGGATATCCTCGCCCGCATGGCTGCCCTGGAAAAGACCGTACTTCCGGACGGTATCCATGTGGAAGTGACCCGCAATTACGGCCACACCGCTCAGGTCAAGGTCAACGAGCTGCTTTCCAACCTGTTTTTCGCCATTGTGACCGTGGTTGGCCTGCTGGCCCTGACCCTGGGATGGCGCGAGGCATTGGTGGTGGCCCTGGCCGTTCCCATCAGTTTTTCCCTGGCCCTGTTTGTCAACCATCTTCTGGGCTATACCATCAACCGGGTCACCTTGTTTGCCCTGATCCTCTCCCTGGGGCTGGTCGTTGACGACCCCATCACCAACGTGGAGAACATCCAGCGCCATATCAGGGCCGGGGACATGAAACCCAGGCAAGCCACCCTGTTTGCGGTGCGCGAGGTCCTGCCGCCGGTGATCATGTCCACCCTGGCCATCATTGCCTGCTTTCTTCCCCTGTTCTTCATCACCGGGATGATGGGACCGTACATGGCCCCCATGGCGGCCAACGTCCCCCTGACCGTGACCTTTTCCACCCTGTGCGCCATCACCATTGTCCCCTGGATGTCCCATGTACTTCTCAGAAAACAGGCCGCACCGGCTCGTGCGCTACCCGTTGATCCCGTCACAACGCCTGTTGGCAGGGCCTACCGGGCCACGGTCCTGCCCCTGCTGAACTCCCGAGTGCTGCGCTGGACCGTGTTCTTCCTCATTCTGATCATGCTCGCGGGTTCCCTCACCCTGGTGTACTTCCGTCAGGTTCCCCTGAAGATGCTCCCCTTTGACAACAAAAACGAGTTGCAGATCGTTCTGGACATGGACGAGGGAACCTCCCTGGAAAACACCGACCGGGTCATTGGCGAGCTGGAACGCTATCTGACAACGGTTCCGGAAATAATCAGCTTTGTCTCCTACACCGGCACGGCCTCGCCCATGGATTTCAACAGTATGGTCCGCCACTATTTCCTGCGAGGCCTGCCCCACCAGGCCGACATCCGGATCAACCTGGCCGACAAGGACAAACGGGTCCAGCAAAGCCACGCCATCGGGCTGCGCATCCGCAAGGATCTCACGGCCATTGCCCGCAGGCACAACGCACGTCTCAAGCTCGTGGAGTCCCCGCCCGGTCCTCCGGTGTTCTCCACCATCACCGCGGAAATCTACGGCACCCCGGACATGACCTATGACCAGCTCCTTGCCGGGGCCGCCCATGTCCGCGCCATCATGGAACAGGAACCCGCTGTGGTCGATGTGGATGATACCTCGGAAACCCTGCGCAACAAGCTCGATTTTGTTCTGGACAAGGAAAAGGCCGCCCTGCACGGCGTGGACACCCAAAATGTTGTCCAGACCCTGACAGCGGCCATCAAGGGACTTTCGCCCGGCCTTGTTCATCTGGAGCATGAACGGCAGCCCCTGCGCATCCGACTGACCCTGCCGCGAGCCCTGCGATCCGATGTCACCGGCCTGGGGCAGATTCCGGTCAAAACCTCCTTTGACACCATGATCCCCCTGGCCGAGCTGGGAACCTTTGAACGCATTCCCCAGGACAGGACCATCATGCACAAGAACCTTGAGCGGGTGGTCTATGTGACCGGTGAAATGGCGGGTCAGGCCCCGGCCGAAGCGATCCTGGACATGCAGAAGACATTGCGCGCCCATCCCCCGGCCAAAGGCATCCGGGTCAACTGGCGGGGTGAAGGCGAATGGAAAATCACCGTGGATGTCTTTCGGGACATGGGCATTGCCTTTGGCGTGGCCCTTCTCGGAATCTATGTACTGCTCATCCTGCAAACCGGATCCATGGTCCTGCCCCTTTTGATCATGGCGGCCATTCCCCTGACCCTCCTTGGCATCATGCCCGGATTCTGGCTGTTGAACCTGCTCATGGCCCATCCCGTGGGCGGATTTGCCAATCCGGTCTTTTTCACGGCCACATCCATGATCGGCATGATCGCCCTTGGAGGCATTGTTATCAGAAATTCCCTGGTGCTCATCGAATTCATCCAGGATGCGGTCAGGCAGGGCATGCATCTCAAGGAAGCCATCCTCACAAGCGGGGCCATCCGTCTGCGCCCCATCGTGCTCACTGCCCTGACCACCGCTCTGGGAGCCTGGCCCATCACCCTGGACCCCATTTTTTCCGGCCTGGCCTGGGCCCTCATCTTCGGGCTGTTCGCGTCCACGGCGTTCTCCCTCATCGTGGTGCCGGTGGCCTATTTTGCCATGTATGACAAACAGACAGGATAA
- a CDS encoding class I SAM-dependent methyltransferase, whose amino-acid sequence MKPAPDRSAEYQVVAPVYDRLIAPLLASEYHKAQILTEHIKAKTVVDLCCGTGVLAKQLATGGFTVTGVDLSVDMLKQARGKHHPNLTFLHANAARTGLPADRFDLAIISMALHEKPADLREQIMLEAKRLITPSGHILLIDYSRPTSLTGRFARMVAEAIERLAGREHHAHYRTFIAAGGLEGLIDRANMVVRACHSFHMGLIKVCLTSTTHP is encoded by the coding sequence ATGAAACCTGCTCCTGACCGAAGCGCGGAATATCAGGTCGTGGCCCCCGTATACGACCGGCTGATTGCCCCCCTTCTTGCATCCGAATACCACAAGGCCCAAATCCTGACCGAACACATCAAGGCCAAGACCGTCGTTGACCTCTGCTGTGGAACCGGTGTTCTGGCCAAACAGCTGGCCACCGGGGGCTTCACGGTCACGGGGGTTGATCTCTCCGTGGACATGCTCAAGCAGGCCCGGGGCAAACACCATCCCAACCTGACCTTTCTCCATGCCAACGCTGCCCGGACCGGTCTTCCCGCAGACCGGTTCGACCTGGCAATCATTTCCATGGCCTTGCACGAAAAACCGGCCGACCTGCGTGAACAGATCATGCTTGAGGCCAAACGGCTGATTACCCCTTCCGGACACATTCTGCTCATTGATTACTCCCGCCCCACTTCCCTGACAGGCCGATTCGCCCGCATGGTTGCCGAAGCCATTGAACGCCTGGCCGGCAGGGAACACCATGCCCATTACCGAACCTTCATTGCTGCCGGAGGACTGGAAGGACTCATCGACCGTGCCAATATGGTTGTGCGTGCCTGCCACTCCTTTCACATGGGTCTCATCAAGGTCTGCCTGACCAGCACGACCCACCCGTAA
- a CDS encoding DNA translocase FtsK, with translation MTEPHTRLQREFSSLALLFAAMFLGLSLFTFSPSDPGFNHQAGHTMPIANQAGLVGAYTAGILVDFFGLGALVWPFVFLGWGASLLFPKLRPSWWRMLGATLTFILCLAWLSFPWAQEHLRFLGMQGGGFLGNTLFSLCNTYLKHYGTILVLVFCSVISVQIVFGLSWTSMGHRLRVKCLDVWYTLQTRRAATTRPADQRGRKGRTSPNKPSRTQETAPVEDQEPTPAPKPTPTRPSRSPAKTANSALPGLELLNPVPDSQPRIPKSQLEDLARRLKECLADFSIQGEVQRIQPGPVITMLEFKPAPGVKISRISGLGNDLSLALKAMAVRIVAPLPGKDTVGIEIPNRERQTVYLQEILSSPTFTKTKAKIPLALGKDIQGQPRQADLATMPHLLVAGATGAGKSVCLNTLILSILYKSGPEDVKLLLVDPKRIELAVYAPLPHLVHPVVTDMSLAKSALEWAVYEMEQRYEAMAKVGVRNIASYNQKLQGMGNVRPEKLQGLNPYPYLVIIVDELADLMLTAGKEVEVSIVRLAQLARAAGIHLILATQRPSVDVVTGLIKANFPSRIAFQVSSKHDSRTILDGVGAEYLLGRGDMLFKKSGGNLTRIHGAFVDDDEIAAVVDFWAAKGKQEFELDFASWKQEQSASAGPGGSGNDIADDPKYGEAVAFVMDHGKASISLIQRRLRIGFNKAARFIEQMEQDGIIGPQEGSKPRSVIKK, from the coding sequence ATGACCGAACCACACACCCGTCTCCAACGCGAATTTTCGTCCCTGGCCCTGCTTTTTGCCGCCATGTTCCTCGGATTGAGCCTGTTCACCTTTTCGCCCAGTGATCCGGGGTTCAACCATCAGGCAGGCCACACCATGCCCATAGCCAATCAGGCCGGTCTGGTCGGGGCCTACACGGCAGGTATTCTGGTCGATTTTTTCGGACTGGGTGCCCTTGTTTGGCCCTTTGTCTTTCTGGGATGGGGAGCATCCCTGCTCTTCCCCAAACTGCGTCCTTCATGGTGGCGCATGCTCGGAGCAACGCTGACCTTTATCCTCTGTCTGGCGTGGCTATCCTTTCCCTGGGCCCAGGAACATCTCCGTTTTCTGGGCATGCAGGGGGGCGGTTTTCTGGGAAACACCCTGTTTTCCCTGTGCAACACCTATCTGAAACATTACGGAACCATCCTGGTTCTGGTCTTTTGCAGCGTCATCAGTGTACAGATTGTTTTTGGTCTTTCCTGGACCTCCATGGGCCACCGGTTGCGGGTCAAATGCCTGGACGTGTGGTACACCTTGCAGACCCGCAGAGCAGCCACAACCCGACCAGCCGACCAGCGCGGCCGCAAAGGGAGAACATCCCCGAACAAGCCGTCCCGGACCCAGGAGACTGCGCCCGTTGAAGACCAGGAACCAACGCCTGCCCCAAAACCGACTCCAACGCGGCCATCACGCTCTCCTGCCAAGACAGCCAACAGCGCCTTGCCCGGACTGGAACTTCTGAATCCGGTGCCCGATTCCCAGCCCAGGATCCCCAAGAGCCAGTTGGAAGATCTTGCCCGGCGGCTCAAGGAATGCCTGGCTGATTTTTCCATCCAGGGCGAGGTACAGCGTATCCAGCCCGGCCCCGTCATCACCATGCTCGAGTTCAAACCGGCTCCAGGAGTCAAGATCAGCAGAATCTCGGGGCTGGGCAATGACCTTTCCCTGGCCCTCAAGGCCATGGCCGTGCGCATTGTCGCCCCCCTCCCCGGCAAGGACACGGTGGGCATTGAAATCCCCAACCGGGAACGGCAGACCGTGTACCTGCAGGAGATTCTCTCTTCCCCGACCTTTACCAAAACCAAGGCCAAGATTCCCCTGGCCCTGGGCAAGGACATTCAGGGCCAACCCAGACAGGCCGATCTGGCCACCATGCCCCATCTGCTCGTGGCAGGCGCCACGGGTGCGGGCAAATCAGTCTGCCTCAACACGCTCATTTTGAGCATTCTGTATAAATCCGGTCCCGAAGATGTAAAACTCCTGCTCGTTGATCCCAAGCGCATCGAACTGGCCGTGTACGCGCCCCTGCCCCATCTGGTCCATCCCGTGGTTACGGACATGTCCCTGGCCAAAAGCGCCCTGGAATGGGCCGTGTATGAAATGGAACAACGCTATGAAGCCATGGCCAAGGTGGGGGTACGCAACATCGCCAGCTACAACCAGAAGCTGCAGGGCATGGGCAATGTCCGGCCCGAAAAACTCCAGGGCCTGAATCCCTACCCGTATCTGGTCATCATTGTGGACGAACTGGCCGATCTCATGCTCACCGCCGGCAAGGAGGTGGAGGTGTCCATCGTCCGCCTGGCCCAGCTCGCCCGGGCAGCAGGCATTCACCTCATCCTGGCTACCCAGCGACCGTCCGTGGACGTGGTTACCGGTCTGATCAAGGCCAATTTTCCTTCCCGTATCGCCTTTCAGGTCAGCTCCAAACACGACTCCCGCACCATCTTGGACGGTGTGGGCGCGGAATACCTTCTCGGACGCGGGGATATGCTTTTCAAGAAGAGCGGCGGCAACCTGACCCGCATCCACGGTGCCTTTGTGGATGACGACGAAATCGCTGCTGTTGTCGACTTCTGGGCCGCCAAGGGCAAGCAGGAATTTGAACTGGATTTTGCCAGCTGGAAACAGGAACAAAGCGCTTCAGCCGGACCCGGTGGATCGGGCAATGACATTGCCGATGATCCCAAGTACGGCGAGGCCGTGGCCTTTGTCATGGATCACGGCAAGGCCTCCATCTCCCTGATTCAGCGCAGGCTGCGCATCGGATTCAACAAGGCCGCCCGGTTCATCGAACAGATGGAGCAGGACGGCATCATCGGCCCCCAGGAAGGGAGCAAACCGCGAAGCGTGATCAAAAAGTGA
- a CDS encoding autotransporter assembly complex protein TamA has translation MQLVKIIVPFLGTVLVCILMQPHQAAAQNRAVPYTATLEGAPSDEAQQAILLQADTFAREDRPPRTRALLRKRVADDLPTIRSILQSLGYYKIQISTDVDTNISPARVSLNITPGPLFRMGTVTLEGVPDNVPLSPQIIGLAPGTPATAAAIRKGEDILLDMLGNHGHPFARSTSRDVVVDHALNQVNILWKIDPGPACTFGPVTITGLDQVNPEFVHRTIAWQEGETFNATAQDTTRMKLLKSGLFGTVRIEHADTPQASGSLPMSIVVQERVPRTVKAGLEYATDTGPGATFSWEHRNLFHDGELLRTRGQINDITQGADVRLMFPAFFGPWQMTTEGALAREYTDAYTSKSITTGMMLERRQTPWLRTGGGVRYRLNTVDDSEGDKKTYGLISVPVFADAVKAAPMLDPTSGWTLKGETAPYLDLLGENIFFVKSRVQGSVYLPLLPSRKLTLALRGALGVLGGTGLQDIPANERFYAGGGGSVRGYAYQKAGDLDDDNDPTGGLSKLECAAELRATFTKTLGGVVFLDGGRAFPDAVPDDLTDLFWGAGAGLRYFTPIGPLRLDAAFPLNKRNSIDDAFQIYISIGQAF, from the coding sequence ATGCAGCTTGTCAAAATCATCGTGCCTTTTTTGGGGACGGTCCTGGTCTGCATTCTCATGCAGCCGCATCAGGCAGCGGCCCAGAACCGGGCCGTCCCCTACACGGCCACCCTGGAAGGAGCGCCATCGGACGAAGCCCAACAGGCCATCCTGTTGCAGGCGGACACCTTTGCCCGCGAGGACAGGCCGCCCCGCACGCGGGCGTTGCTGCGCAAACGGGTGGCTGATGATCTTCCCACCATTCGTTCCATCCTGCAGTCCCTGGGCTACTACAAAATCCAGATCTCCACGGACGTGGATACGAACATCTCCCCTGCAAGGGTGAGTCTGAACATCACGCCGGGCCCCCTGTTTCGCATGGGCACCGTCACCCTGGAAGGGGTCCCCGACAACGTCCCCCTGTCTCCCCAGATTATAGGCCTGGCACCGGGCACACCGGCAACCGCAGCAGCCATACGCAAGGGGGAGGACATCCTGCTCGACATGCTTGGCAACCATGGCCATCCCTTTGCCCGCAGCACCTCACGGGATGTGGTTGTCGACCATGCCCTCAACCAGGTGAACATCCTCTGGAAAATCGATCCGGGGCCGGCATGCACCTTTGGCCCTGTAACCATTACCGGGCTGGACCAGGTGAATCCGGAGTTCGTGCACCGCACCATTGCCTGGCAGGAGGGGGAAACCTTCAACGCCACGGCCCAGGACACCACCAGGATGAAGCTGCTCAAAAGTGGTCTGTTCGGGACCGTACGCATTGAACACGCAGATACTCCCCAGGCCAGTGGATCCCTGCCCATGAGCATTGTCGTGCAGGAACGGGTTCCGCGAACGGTCAAGGCAGGTCTCGAGTACGCTACGGACACGGGTCCTGGAGCCACGTTTTCCTGGGAACACCGTAACCTTTTTCACGACGGGGAATTGCTGCGAACAAGGGGACAGATCAACGATATCACCCAGGGAGCCGATGTCAGACTGATGTTTCCCGCATTTTTCGGGCCCTGGCAGATGACCACTGAAGGGGCCCTTGCCAGGGAATATACAGATGCCTACACAAGCAAATCCATCACCACAGGCATGATGCTGGAACGCAGGCAGACCCCGTGGCTGCGTACCGGAGGCGGGGTGCGCTATCGGCTCAACACGGTTGATGACAGCGAGGGGGACAAAAAGACCTATGGGCTGATTTCCGTTCCTGTTTTTGCGGATGCCGTCAAAGCCGCGCCCATGCTTGATCCGACCTCGGGATGGACCCTCAAGGGAGAAACAGCTCCCTACCTGGATCTTCTGGGAGAAAACATCTTCTTTGTGAAATCCCGCGTGCAGGGAAGCGTCTATCTCCCCTTGCTCCCCTCCAGGAAACTGACCCTGGCCTTGCGCGGCGCGCTGGGAGTCCTGGGGGGAACAGGTTTGCAGGATATCCCGGCCAACGAACGTTTCTATGCTGGTGGGGGTGGTTCTGTACGGGGATACGCCTACCAGAAAGCCGGGGATCTGGATGATGACAACGACCCAACAGGCGGGTTGTCCAAACTCGAATGCGCTGCGGAACTGCGGGCCACATTTACCAAAACCCTGGGCGGAGTTGTCTTCCTGGATGGCGGTCGAGCCTTTCCCGATGCCGTCCCCGATGATCTGACCGATCTTTTCTGGGGCGCGGGCGCGGGACTGCGCTACTTTACCCCCATCGGCCCCCTCCGTCTGGATGCCGCGTTTCCCCTCAACAAACGCAATTCCATTGACGACGCCTTTCAAATCTATATCAGCATAGGACAGGCATTCTGA
- a CDS encoding efflux RND transporter periplasmic adaptor subunit: MHTPSLLRTLSMILGLAALVGILVYQTGMFTRGRIKPGTTPLPASIQTPETTLTVTPQVLPLCYTGVGTITARTTADIAAQVTAKITAIKVHPGDRVKQDDILVVLDNRPFKSRMDQARQGLLAAEAMRSQADQAIKAARARFDQTRSRYKRMQEMFASRTISSQDLEVAQAEYLQAQAGLEQAKQGLEAAKAQRNRSRKMLEEAAINLGFTTIKAPMDGDVARRLADPGDLAVPGQPLLTIHAGEQLRIEAVIREGLMGRVALGQSVPVDIASLNQTATGIIEEIVPTADPRTRTFMVKAALPEMPGIYPGMFGRLRIPVGQRKALLVPRQAIKRVGQLETVLVREGDHWERIFVTTGPAMGDRIEILSGLNPGDVIGMGGIHD; encoded by the coding sequence ATGCACACCCCCTCTCTCCTCCGCACCCTGTCCATGATCCTCGGCCTGGCCGCCCTTGTCGGCATTCTTGTCTATCAAACCGGCATGTTCACCCGGGGACGGATAAAGCCCGGAACAACCCCTCTGCCAGCATCGATCCAGACTCCGGAAACAACCCTGACCGTAACACCCCAGGTTCTGCCCCTGTGCTACACGGGCGTGGGCACGATCACCGCACGGACTACGGCGGACATTGCCGCCCAGGTTACGGCAAAAATCACGGCCATCAAGGTGCATCCGGGTGACCGGGTCAAGCAGGACGACATTCTGGTGGTTTTGGACAACAGGCCCTTCAAATCCCGTATGGATCAGGCCCGGCAGGGACTGCTCGCTGCCGAGGCCATGCGATCCCAGGCCGATCAGGCCATCAAGGCGGCCAGGGCCCGTTTCGACCAGACCCGGTCCCGGTACAAGAGAATGCAGGAGATGTTCGCCTCCCGGACCATTTCCTCCCAGGATCTGGAAGTGGCCCAGGCCGAATACCTCCAGGCACAGGCAGGACTGGAACAAGCCAAGCAGGGGCTTGAGGCGGCCAAGGCCCAACGGAACCGATCCCGCAAGATGCTCGAAGAGGCAGCCATCAACCTCGGCTTCACGACCATCAAGGCTCCCATGGACGGGGATGTTGCCAGACGACTGGCCGATCCCGGCGACCTCGCCGTGCCCGGGCAGCCGCTTCTGACCATCCATGCCGGGGAACAACTGCGCATTGAGGCGGTGATTCGCGAGGGACTCATGGGCAGGGTTGCCCTGGGGCAGTCCGTGCCCGTGGACATCGCGTCACTCAATCAGACCGCTACAGGCATTATCGAGGAAATCGTGCCCACGGCAGACCCGCGCACCCGGACCTTCATGGTCAAGGCGGCCCTGCCGGAAATGCCGGGAATCTATCCGGGCATGTTCGGCAGATTGCGCATCCCGGTCGGCCAACGCAAGGCCCTGCTCGTCCCCAGACAGGCCATCAAACGGGTTGGTCAGCTGGAAACCGTCCTGGTTCGCGAGGGGGATCACTGGGAACGGATCTTTGTCACCACCGGACCGGCCATGGGCGACAGGATCGAAATCCTTTCCGGACTGAATCCCGGTGATGTCATCGGCATGGGAGGCATTCATGACTGA
- a CDS encoding aspartate kinase, with amino-acid sequence MRVIKIGGGCLHGKETIAQILDLVAVHGKGQVIVVSALNGITNSLIEGMDLALKDEENIPAIISRLKNKHMLVARHLIACKTKQQAFARDLAKALNRLERLYYGLNFTREISPRMRDIISSFGERFSAALLAFALECRGCKAVYRLPHKIGLITDGKFGDATALLSKTADHFKKHLKPVIAPDTVVFVPGFFGVSAEGDITTFGRGGSDYSAAVVAAALDAQSLEIWKDVDGFLSADPRMVPGASLIPTLSYEEAAELAYFGAAILHPRTIEPVRKKKIPIAIKNTLHPDIQGSVITMESSRCRMAVKSVAHTTDIGILKVHASGVGARQGILGLVANRIAEAGINIKSVVTSQTCISLLLASQDLEAGHMALKTLDPKPYQRIEKVDNAALIAIVGDGLLQCKGIAARCFSAVAKADVCIEMISFGPSKAALYFLVPKNELATTVNAIHTTFFQEDVAEGQPCHETCS; translated from the coding sequence ATGCGCGTCATCAAAATCGGAGGCGGATGCCTCCATGGCAAGGAAACCATCGCCCAAATCCTTGATCTTGTTGCTGTACACGGCAAGGGGCAGGTCATTGTGGTTTCCGCCCTCAACGGCATCACCAACAGTCTGATCGAGGGCATGGATCTGGCCCTCAAGGACGAAGAAAATATCCCCGCCATCATCAGCCGGCTCAAGAACAAGCACATGCTCGTTGCCAGGCATCTCATCGCCTGCAAGACCAAGCAGCAGGCATTTGCCCGGGATCTTGCCAAGGCCCTGAACCGGTTGGAACGGCTGTACTACGGCCTCAACTTCACCCGGGAGATCTCTCCCAGAATGCGGGACATCATCAGCAGTTTCGGGGAACGGTTTTCTGCGGCCCTGCTCGCCTTTGCCCTGGAATGCCGCGGGTGCAAGGCCGTGTACCGGCTGCCCCACAAGATCGGCCTGATCACCGACGGCAAATTCGGGGACGCCACGGCCCTTTTGTCCAAAACCGCAGACCATTTCAAAAAGCACCTCAAGCCGGTTATCGCACCGGATACCGTGGTCTTTGTGCCCGGATTTTTCGGCGTCAGCGCGGAAGGGGATATTACCACCTTTGGCCGCGGAGGAAGCGATTACTCGGCCGCCGTGGTCGCGGCCGCCCTGGACGCCCAGTCCCTGGAAATCTGGAAAGATGTGGACGGATTTTTAAGCGCTGATCCCCGCATGGTTCCGGGAGCCTCCCTCATTCCCACCCTGTCCTATGAAGAAGCGGCCGAACTGGCCTATTTCGGAGCGGCCATTCTGCATCCGCGAACCATTGAACCCGTACGCAAGAAAAAAATCCCCATCGCCATCAAGAACACCCTGCACCCGGACATTCAGGGCAGTGTCATCACCATGGAAAGTTCCCGATGCCGCATGGCCGTCAAAAGCGTGGCCCACACCACTGACATCGGCATTCTCAAGGTGCACGCCTCGGGTGTTGGTGCCAGACAGGGCATCCTCGGTCTGGTGGCCAACCGGATCGCCGAGGCAGGCATCAACATCAAGTCCGTGGTCACCTCCCAGACCTGCATCAGCCTGCTTTTGGCCAGTCAGGACCTCGAAGCCGGTCACATGGCCCTCAAAACCCTTGATCCCAAACCCTATCAGCGCATAGAAAAGGTGGACAACGCCGCCCTGATCGCCATTGTGGGCGACGGGTTGCTCCAGTGCAAGGGCATTGCGGCCCGGTGTTTCAGCGCGGTTGCCAAGGCCGACGTGTGCATCGAAATGATCTCCTTTGGGCCTTCCAAAGCGGCCTTGTACTTTCTGGTTCCCAAAAACGAACTGGCCACCACGGTCAACGCCATCCACACGACGTTTTTTCAGGAAGACGTCGCTGAAGGACAACCCTGTCATGAAACCTGCTCCTGA
- the efp gene encoding elongation factor P, which yields MISTTDFKKGKKIEIDGDPCEILDFQHFKPGKGGAFMRTKWRNLLTGAVVEKNFRAGTKFNEPDVETKEMQYLYNDGKNYVFMDLTTYEQISVEEDVMAGKGGYIKDGQTIKVMNYQGRPIDLDIPLSVVLEVTSTDPGLKGDTVSGATKPATLETGITVNVPLFINEGDKIKVDTRTGDYQGREN from the coding sequence ATGATTTCAACAACCGACTTCAAAAAAGGCAAAAAAATCGAAATCGACGGTGATCCCTGCGAAATCCTTGATTTCCAGCACTTCAAACCCGGCAAAGGGGGCGCTTTCATGCGCACCAAGTGGCGCAACCTGCTAACCGGTGCTGTTGTGGAAAAAAACTTCCGGGCAGGCACCAAGTTCAACGAGCCCGACGTGGAAACCAAGGAGATGCAGTATCTGTACAATGACGGCAAAAATTACGTATTCATGGATCTGACGACCTATGAGCAGATCTCCGTGGAAGAGGACGTCATGGCCGGCAAGGGGGGATATATCAAGGATGGCCAGACCATCAAAGTCATGAATTACCAGGGACGCCCCATTGACCTGGACATTCCCCTGTCCGTGGTGCTTGAAGTAACCAGCACCGACCCGGGCCTCAAGGGAGACACGGTCAGCGGAGCAACCAAACCGGCCACCCTGGAAACCGGCATCACGGTCAATGTCCCCCTGTTCATCAACGAAGGCGACAAGATCAAGGTGGACACCCGCACAGGGGACTACCAGGGACGGGAAAACTGA